From the genome of Impatiens glandulifera chromosome 9, dImpGla2.1, whole genome shotgun sequence, one region includes:
- the LOC124916260 gene encoding transcription factor FER-LIKE IRON DEFICIENCY-INDUCED TRANSCRIPTION FACTOR, producing the protein MDNTSPFQMVGMNNNIINNSNILSQDFIFQDFMDETNFDQFISLIREDNIINQSAVMDASVRDFGSMVGTHFGPIPSLIPQPPVCNDLYHDGAGADVDLFNILNVGGGGGGIGDILSTPDTAQDQVMLLQYDDQDDPDEEDYSSATTMTRTTGGNRGSKSDRSRTLVSERKRRGRMKEKLYSLRALVPNITKMDKASIVGDAVLYVQDLQQQSKKLKAEIANLQSSSSSSLATNGERNDQRSSTDTSTIIRHSPSSILLNQSPFNYSIIEMDMFKVEERGLYVRVGCNRGKGVAVSLYKALESLTATFNILNSNLATATTDQMRFIFTFTLNQVRSGSDDQEEAAEMNLQTLKLWIAGAFMNQGFHFKFQP; encoded by the exons ATGGATAATACAAGCCCATTTCAAATGGTTGGGATGAACAACAATATCATTAATAACAGCAATATTCTCTCTCAAGATTTCATCTTTCAAGATTTCATGGACGAAACAAACTTCGATCAGTTCATAAGTCTCATCAGAGAAgacaatattattaatcaatCCGCAGTTATGGATGCCTCAGTTCGCGATTTCGGTTCCATGGTCGGAACCCACTTCGGGCCAATCCCATCATTAATCCCCCAGCCGCCGGTCTGCAATGATCTTTATCATGATGGAGCTGGTGCTGATGTTGATCTGTTTAACATATTGAAtgtcggcggcggcggcggcggcataGGGGATATACTTAGTACTCCGGACACGGCGCAGGACCAGGTCATGTTATTACAGTACGATGATCAGGATGATCCAGATGAGGAAGATTATTCGTCGGCGACCACCATGACTAGAACAACCGGAGGGAATAGGGGGTCTAAAAGCGATAGGTCGCGAACTCTGGTATCTGAGAGGAAACGGAGGGGCCGCATGAAAGAGAAGCTCTATTCTTTGCGCGCTTTGGTTCCAAACATTACTAAG ATGGACAAGGCATCCATTGTTGGAGATGCTGTGCTTTATGTGCAGGACCTTCAGCAGCAGTCCAAGAAGCTAAAAGCCGAGATCGCCAACCTCCagtcttcctcctcctcctccttagCCACCAACGGAGAAAGAAACGACCAACGGTCCTCGACGGACACTTCAACAATCATTCGTCATTCCCCATCATCAATATTATTGAACCAATCTCCTTTTAACTACTCGATAATCGAG ATGGACATGTTCAAAGTGGAAGAAAGAGGGTTGTATGTGAGAGTGGGGTGCAATAGAGGAAAAGGTGTTGCTGTTTCATTATACAAAGCTTTGGAGTCTTTAACCGCAACCTTCAATATTTTGAACTCTAACTTGGCCACGGCTACTACTGATCAGATGAGGTTCATTTTCACTTTCACCCTCAAT CAGGTGAGATCAGGATCTGATGATCAGGAGGAGGCTGCAGAAATGAACCTTCAAACTCTTAAGTTATGGATTGCGGGTGCATTCATGAACCAAGGGTTTCACTTCAAATTCCAaccctag
- the LOC124914501 gene encoding probable glucuronoxylan glucuronosyltransferase IRX7, with amino-acid sequence MAEHLNKPGKNKGFYVRMRFSHTRNKSSSSCYRYVRLVLWFSTSLYFLTSYLISNNNNSSHNPNSLAKTTVSLSNSAIASRALSESEHKPAFLSQQGTLKRFKIYVYDLPSKYNENWLSNARCSKHLFASEVAIHKSLLNSDVRTLNPHEADFFFVPIYVSCNFSNVNGFPAIGHARSLFSSAVQLISNEFPFWNRSRGSDHVFVASHDFGACFHTMENVAIADGIPNFLKNSILLQTFGVTYKHPCQEADHVVIPPYISPESLKTTLNKFPANGKRDIFAFFRGKMEVHPKNISGRFYSRRVRTAILKKYGGDRRFYLKRHRFAGYQSEIARSVFCLCPLGWAPWSPRLVESVALGCVPVIIADGISLPFPGAVKWPEISLTVAERDIDKLGSILDHVASTNLTVIQRNLGNPAISRALLYNDDRVREGDVTWQVVESLFEKLNRRSSQWRVDT; translated from the exons ATGGCGGAACATCTCAATAAACCTGGAAAGAACAAGGGATTCTACGTAAGAATGAGGTTCTCTCACACcagaaacaaatcatcgtcttcATGCTATAGATATGTTAGATTGGTCCTCTGGTTTTCAACCTCTTTATATTTTCTCACCTCCTATCTCatcagcaacaacaacaacagctCCCATAACCCTAATAGTCTAGCTAAAACAACTGTTTCTCTTTCTAATTCTGCCATTGCCTCTCGTGCCCTTTCAGAATCAGAGCACAAACCAGCATTTCTCTCTCAACAAG GGACATTGAAGAGATTCAAGATATATGTCTACGATTTGCCGTCGAAATACAACGAGAATTGGTTGTCAAACGCGCGATGCAGCAAACATTTGTTCGCTTCAGAGGTCGCCATTCACAAATCTCTCTTGAACAGTGACGTACGAACGCTTAATCCTCACGAAGCAGACTTCTTCTTCGTCCCAATCTACGTTTCCTGCAACTTCAGCAATGTCAATGGCTTTCCCGCCATTGGCCATGCACGGTCTCTGTTCTCATCAGCAGTTCAGCTTATCTCCAATGAGTTCCCTTTCTGGAATCGGAGCCGAGGCTCCGACCATGTTTTCGTCGCTTCACACGATTTCGGAGCGTGCTTCCATACAATG GAAAATGTCGCTATTGCAGATGGGATACCGAATTTCTTGAAGAACTCCATTTTATTGCAGACTTTTGGGGTGACATATAAACACCCTTGTCAGGAAGCCGATCACGTGGTGATTCCTCCGTACATCTCGCCGGAGAGTTTAAAAACGACCCTGAATAAGTTCCCGGCGAATGGAAAACGAGATATCTTCGCTTTCTTCAGAGGTAAGATGGAAGTCCACCCCAAGAATATCAGCGGCCGGTTTTACAGTAG ACGAGTACGGACGGCGATATTGAAAAAGTATGGAGGGGACCGTAGATTTTACCTTAAGAGACATAGGTTCGCCGGTTACCAGTCGGAGATAGCCCGGTCGGTTTTCTGCCTATGCCCACTTGGGTGGGCCCCATGGAGTCCAAGACTGGTCGAGTCCGTTGCATTAGGGTGCGTCCCTGTGATAATAGCGGACGGAATCAGTCTTCCATTTCCGGGCGCCGTTAAGTGGCCGGAGATATCACTGACGGTGGCTGAGCGCGACATTGATAAACTAGGGTCAATATTGGATCACGTGGCATCGACGAATTTGACCGTGATCCAGCGAAACCTTGGAAATCCGGCGATATCTAGGGCTTTACTATACAACGACGATAGGGTCCGGGAAGGTGATGTGACGTGGCAGGTGGTGGAATCGCTGTTTGAAAAGTTGAACCGGAGATCTAGCCAATGGAGGGTTGACACGTAA